A section of the Oryzias melastigma strain HK-1 linkage group LG14, ASM292280v2, whole genome shotgun sequence genome encodes:
- the ins gene encoding insulin, which translates to MAALWLQTFSLLCLLIVSFPGSRAIPPQHLCGSHLVEALYLVCGDRGFFYNPKRDVDPLAGFLSPKMGGATGTGNEVAEFAFKDQMEMMVKRGIVEQCCHKPCNLFDLENYCN; encoded by the exons ATGGCAGCGCTGTGGCTCCAGACGTTTTCCTTGCTGTGTCTGCTCATCGTGTCGTTTCCAGGCTCCCGAGCCATCCCTCCACAGCACCTGTGTGGCTCTCACCTGGTGGAAGCTCTGTACCTGGTCTGTGGAGACAGAGGCTTCTTCTACAACCCCAAGAGAGACGTGGACCCTCTTGCTG GGTTTCTGTCCCCAAAGATGGGGGGCGCCACAGGTACCGGGAACGAAGTGGCCGAGTTCGCCTTCAAGGACCAGATGGAGATGATGGTTAAGAGAGGTATCGTTGAGCAGTGCTGCCACAAGCCGTGCAACCTCTTTGACTTGGAGAACTACTGCAACTGA
- the nipal4 gene encoding magnesium transporter NIPA4 isoform X1, whose translation MEDFHLNNLTCSNGSLLTWRCGSENAVCVVTTSLMNTHLNESLPTAGQQTYTVYNMWLGLVLALLSAFLIGGSVILKKKALLRLARNGQTRAGEGGHGYLKDWLWWGGLLTMGAGELCNFAAYMFAPATLVTPLGALSVLISAVLSSYLLGEMLNIVGKLGCFLCVLGSVLLVIHAPQEQEVTSLRDMTNKLLEPGFLAYAALVLVLCAVLIFYVCPRWGRSNILIYISICSLLGAFTVSSVKGLAIAINTVMTDLSVLTNPLTWILLFTLIASIVIQVNYLNKSLDTFNTLLVYPIYYVLFTSVVLSTSIILFQEWSSMSAVDIVTTLGSFLVIVVGVAMLHLFREMQITVRDLTNQLSQAVEREGLTGEGSAARREGVQKKEDKYGLIDNVVIESLPPMREEGPRVFIIS comes from the exons ATGGAAGATTTTCACCTGAACAACCTGACCTGCAGCAACG GATCTTTGCTGACATGGAGGTGTGGCTCAGAGAACGCAGTATGTGTGGTCACCACCAGTCTGATGAACACTCACCTGAATGAGAGCCTGCCGACAGCAg GGCAGCAGACCTACACAGTTTACAACATGTGGCTGGGCTTGGTCCTGGCACTGCTGTCCGCCTTCCTGATTGGTGGGAGCGTCATTCTGAAGAAGAAAGCTCTCCTTCGATTGGCTAGAAATGGACAGACTAGAGCAG GAGAAGGAGGTCACGGTTACCTGAAGGACTGGCTGTGGTGGGGAGGTCTTCTAACCA tgGGAGCTGGAGAGTTGTGTAACTTTGCTGCGTACATGTTTGCTCCGGCCACGCTGGTCACGCCGCTCGGCGCTCTGAGCGTCCTCATCAG TGCAGTTCTGTCCTCCTACCTGTTGGGGGAGATGCTGAACATCGTCGGGAAGCTGGGCTGCTTTCTGTGTGTGCTGGGGAGCGTTCTGCTGGTTATTCACGCCCCCCAGgagcaggaagtgacatcactgCGGGACATGACCAACAAGCTGCTGGAACCTG GTTTCCTGGCGTACGCGGCGCTGGTGTTGGTGCTCTGCGCCGTGCTCATCTTCTATGTTTGTCCTCGGTGGGGGCGCTCCAACATCCTGATCTACATCAGCATCTGCTCGCTGCTCGGGGCCTTCACCGTGTCATCGGTCAAAGGGCTCGCCATCGCCATCAACACTG TAATGACAGACCTCTCTGTGCTGACCAACCCGCTCACCTGGATCCTGCTCTTCACCCTCATCGCCTCCATAGTAATTCAG GTGAACTACCTGAACAAGTCTCTGGACACCTTCAACACCCTGCTGGTGTACCCCATCTACTACGTCCTCTTCACGTCAGTGGTCCTGTCCACCTCCATCATCCTCTTCCAGGAGTGGAGCAGCATGTCGGCGGTGGACATCGTCACCACGCTGGGCTCCTTCCTGGTCATCGTGGTGGGCGTGGCCATGCTGCACCTCTTCAGAGAAATGCAG atcacagtcagagacctgacCAATCAGCTGTCTCAAGCTGTGGAGAGGGAGGGGCTTACAGGTGAGGGCTCAGCAGCCAGAAGAGAAGGAGTGCAGAAGAAGGAAGACAAATACGGACTGATTGATAATGTAGTGATAGAGAGTCTTCCTCCCATGAGAGAGGAGGGGCCCAGAGTCTTCATCATCAGCTGA
- the nipal4 gene encoding magnesium transporter NIPA4 isoform X2, whose translation MEDFHLNNLTCSNGSLLTWRCGSENAVCVVTTSLMNTHLNESLPTAGQQTYTVYNMWLGLVLALLSAFLIGGSVILKKKALLRLARNGQTRAGEGGHGYLKDWLWWGGLLTMGAGELCNFAAYMFAPATLVTPLGALSVLISSVLLPVGGDAEHRREAGLLSVCAGERSAGYSRPPGAGSDITAGHDQQAAGTWFPGVRGAGVGALRRAHLLCLSSVGALQHPDLHQHLLAARGLHRVIGQRARHRHQHCNDRPLCADQPAHLDPALHPHRLHSNSGELPEQVSGHLQHPAGVPHLLRPLHVSGPVHLHHPLPGVEQHVGGGHRHHAGLLPGHRGGRGHAAPLQRNADHSQRPDQSAVSSCGEGGAYR comes from the exons ATGGAAGATTTTCACCTGAACAACCTGACCTGCAGCAACG GATCTTTGCTGACATGGAGGTGTGGCTCAGAGAACGCAGTATGTGTGGTCACCACCAGTCTGATGAACACTCACCTGAATGAGAGCCTGCCGACAGCAg GGCAGCAGACCTACACAGTTTACAACATGTGGCTGGGCTTGGTCCTGGCACTGCTGTCCGCCTTCCTGATTGGTGGGAGCGTCATTCTGAAGAAGAAAGCTCTCCTTCGATTGGCTAGAAATGGACAGACTAGAGCAG GAGAAGGAGGTCACGGTTACCTGAAGGACTGGCTGTGGTGGGGAGGTCTTCTAACCA tgGGAGCTGGAGAGTTGTGTAACTTTGCTGCGTACATGTTTGCTCCGGCCACGCTGGTCACGCCGCTCGGCGCTCTGAGCGTCCTCATCAG TTCTGTCCTCCTACCTGTTGGGGGAGATGCTGAACATCGTCGGGAAGCTGGGCTGCTTTCTGTGTGTGCTGGGGAGCGTTCTGCTGGTTATTCACGCCCCCCAGgagcaggaagtgacatcactgCGGGACATGACCAACAAGCTGCTGGAACCTG GTTTCCTGGCGTACGCGGCGCTGGTGTTGGTGCTCTGCGCCGTGCTCATCTTCTATGTTTGTCCTCGGTGGGGGCGCTCCAACATCCTGATCTACATCAGCATCTGCTCGCTGCTCGGGGCCTTCACCGTGTCATCGGTCAAAGGGCTCGCCATCGCCATCAACACTG TAATGACAGACCTCTCTGTGCTGACCAACCCGCTCACCTGGATCCTGCTCTTCACCCTCATCGCCTCCATAGTAATTCAG GTGAACTACCTGAACAAGTCTCTGGACACCTTCAACACCCTGCTGGTGTACCCCATCTACTACGTCCTCTTCACGTCAGTGGTCCTGTCCACCTCCATCATCCTCTTCCAGGAGTGGAGCAGCATGTCGGCGGTGGACATCGTCACCACGCTGGGCTCCTTCCTGGTCATCGTGGTGGGCGTGGCCATGCTGCACCTCTTCAGAGAAATGCAG atcacagtcagagacctgacCAATCAGCTGTCTCAAGCTGTGGAGAGGGAGGGGCTTACAGGTGA